The Takifugu rubripes chromosome 16, fTakRub1.2, whole genome shotgun sequence genome contains the following window.
AGAGGGGATCTGCTTGGCCAATGGGGTCCTGCAGGAGCACTTTGTCCCCGTGCGACTATGGTTTCCCAGCTTCCCCTTGTTCTCATCTCCAACTGTGTTCTTTTTtcctacaaaaaaaaccccaacaattTTGAAGCAACGGTGCTGTCGCAGACAGCCTGGACAGATGGAGCAGAACGCTCTGTCTGGCCGATTACCGTGTTGGTGGTCTGACTGACACCGATGCCCGCTGCTGCTCCCCCAGCGACTGTCCTTGGTGGCCCGTCAACATGCATATGCATACACGCACGCTTGGATGTAGGTCAACCGCGCGGCATGCATGAGTTATTTATGTCTCCAGATTTCAGTTCGCCTGACCTCAAAAAACATCGAAACGCTCCTCCAAAACAAAAGCGTCTAAATATAATATACTTTGCATAAGTTGTCGTACAAAAGATGCGTTTGATGCTGCGGAGAGACGTTGTCTCCCGCTCGGAATCGTAGGTTCCCTCGGTGCCACTTGGTGTGGCAGGCAGTCTGAGCTTCTGGAACCTCCTTGAGGAAAAGCTCGGGGGAGAACGACGTGAAAGGGATAAAAAAAAGGAGGCTGCCACATGCTTGTCAATACACCCATCAAAGACAATTCTCCAGAGACAGTCAGGGGGACGAAGGAGCATCACTATGACAACCCCCAGACCCCAAAATTCAGGACTTCAAACATGGGGAGGTGTTCCATTGACAGAGTGGAAGACCACCTCCTGCAGTCATTTACATCTCATTTCGGCTTTTTTACAGGGAggtgtttaaacacacacacacacacacacacacacagtgataaACACAAGCGCTGGTATGTGCTGCTGCACATGACAGGAAAGGTACATCACGTCTAACTTTATTTGAAACATTCCGCACAGCTCATTAACCATCGGGACAGGCCATGTTTTGGGAGCCATTTATCAAATGGTCTTCGGTTTTCGGTGCCTCACTTTAACCTTAAAAGATGTAAAGTGTTGGACCTGCCAGACAAAGACACGTGTTGTGACACATCTGAGGGCTAAAGTCGCGGGAGGAATGAGGCACGTAAACGTCCGGCACAGCAGGAAAGAATCACTCATCGCACAGACAAATGGATCGTTTGCCCGCAGATCTCGGCGGCCATGTTTCTGGACGACCGACTTCCTGTTTAGACCAGACTCCAGCAAATCACCAGCGATATCACTAAAACAGTGCCAACAGcaactgcttcctgtcaccACAAATGCTCAGCTCAAATTTACAGCCTCGGTTTCCTCCTCGCTTCGCAGGCTCGTTGTTACTGCGGCTGGATTGAATGGACCTCGCCGCTCTTCTCCTTTTGACCCCTTCCTAATTCTCGTAACTCATGCTAATCTGACTGCGGCGGACTGACAGGACGGAGCATGTTTGCAGGAAGTGAAAcgttcctttttctttctccaaagTGCACATTGATGATGTCAGGGGTGATATATCGACCAGGCGGCTGGGAACCCAGCCCTCAAGAAAGAAGGAAGACggagactcacacacacacacacacacacacacacacacacacacacgcacacacacacacacacacacacatacacacacacacacacacacacagaaggccTCTCCTGTCTGAGGTGTTGAAATGCTTGTAGGTCTTGAAATGCCAGTTGAGATGCCGAGCTAGCTCCCCTTTCACACACTACAGAGCCAAGAGACAAGAGAGCTGACAAATGGAAGCGTTGAAACATATTAACCATCCTTTTGTGAGCAGACAAACATTTAATCTGGCTAATGACCCCTGAGGATCAAAACAAATGCAGGGAGATAAAGCCAGGCAGAGCAAGGAGGAGGGGAACACTAAAAAGAGCTCATTGACCTCCGGGAGGACTCTGCGGAGTTCAGCAGGGACAAGCACGTCGCTGGCTTCCTGGGCTATGTGCACATGCCCATATGCAGATTAAAGGACGAGCAAATGAGCTCAATGAAATCACAGTTTGTGCACGTGCAGCACGCTGTTTAGGAGGATGGAGTTCTTGCATGTGTTCTCATGAGTCAGTGTGGGTTGTAGAAGAATCTAAACAAAAGCTTCGGCTATCAGAGGCTTCATCGGTGTCCATCACAATAAACAAGTCACTTGGGCCGACACTATCTAGTGGTTCTCTTCCCCTCAGACCCACATAGGCTTTATCTCAGCTGCTAATGTTATGATAATACCAACTGCATTATGGCTTATCTGGACTTTTATCAAAACTCAGCAAACAACTGCGCCACTGGCTCAGGTGTGGCCAGTTAACTtgtcaaagaaatgaaaatatcTGTGTCAGGTAAGGCAGGGTGCCCTGCTTTGGAGCAAATAGCGAGCACAGGTTGGACATTTCCGAATACATTTGCTGTTGTGCCTGTTTGACTGGCCCCCACCTCAGCTTCCGTTTCCCTTATTCACAACTGCACAACTTCAGCAAAGAGAGTTTtaagaagggggggaaaaacgAAACAATTGGTCTGTAAAGCTGTCGAGGCAACACGGGATTTATGCACACCAGGCCATGGACAATAGAGCCGCAGTGGTGTTTCTCATTGTGTCGCAATGTTTAACTGACTCCAGGTCAGCTGGTGGAGTTCTTCCGTTTTCATAGTGAGGCCGGCCGCTCTGGCGGCCTCCCAGCGTTGCTGGTGCCCGCGCCGTTAATCCATCACTCGCATTGATTTCCATTTGATCACCACGCCTCCTAATGTTCGCCTTCAAGGGGCCCGTCATCGATTCATGGTCACTCGATCCAAAATGGGTCATGTGATCCGTGCAACAACACTGATGCGCGATTATCTTTCATTTCCCCACCCCAAAGGGAGCTGCTGAAGGTTACCACTGAGCAACCCAATgaagaaataaacacaaatccATAGAACAGGACTCAATAGAGTCAAGTACACACCCATGCTGCCTTCATGATAATCTGTCTTTTCAGATCTATACTTTTGCATTAGGACAAGAGCGCGCGTATATCTTCACATCTGAAATAATTCCCATGCAACGCGGATGCCTGGTTGCCGTCTGCGTGAAATCCGTTAACACATTCTTTACCTGCTGCTCTGACACGTTACAGCatttccccccctcccatctgtgtgtctgccaCTTCCTCCACTGCAAATGTTCAAAGGTGCTGCAGACGCAAACCCGTATCCTGGCTCACCTTGAGATAAAGCTGGATTCAAACAGGTGCTATTATAATAGACGTTGAAGCTATTGTACCGGAAACGTATGACAGGCTGCTATTCTTCACCCTCCCGTATTCCTCCAAATGTTCAATGAACGTGCTCATTCATTCATGAGGTGACACCGATGCTGCCAATGGAGCGAGGGCCGTTTGACAGCTCGAGTTGCTATGTCAACCATCCCTTCAAGTACAACAAAGGGTCTACATAGTCAATGCATGAACGCCCCAAAGGGATGAAGCATTTAGAGCACCCTCTATTGGTAAAGTTCTACATGGAATTCTTATATATTTGTGCTGTTTCAATTAGTTATTTGTTGCTATAAAGTGTGTTAAGAGCTGAAAAGTGACATCTGCTCTCTTGATGATTGGGCGGTTGGCACAAACGCCCCACTCCTCTAAATCAGGGGTCAGCAACCCACTCCTACGTGGCTCCAGCTGCTTTCCCCCAGGGTCCCAGTTCCCAGAAAACCAAACTGAATTGCGGGCCTTGTTGGACTGGGTGGCAGCCACTGCTCTAAATGACGGCGCCAGTTCAGACTGGCCCGTGTACTGGATCTCATTCATGTTTCGTCACGTTAACATGTCATCCGTCTTTGTTTTATTGCACCAAAGCTTAATGACATAAAACGTTTAACTTTGATTGTGCAAGAGTGGTGATACCTGCATAAGCCACACAAGTAATATGGGCCTGTAGCAGATAAGCTGGATATGATAGTGAAAACAAGTGAAACATATGGAAAACATAGTTTACTGTTTATTCCAcccatgtctgtgtgtgggagggagagtGTAATGTGCATGTGTTGTAGGTCTTCATTGCAAACTTGTGATGGTGGAAGGATTAACCTGGGTGGAATGGTGTACGGCTGAGATCCTGCATTAACAGGATAAAGCATTGTGCAAGCGGAAAAAGTGATGTTTATTTTCTCAGTGAATCATCGCATGTGCGGCTTTAGACCTCTGGGCACTCAAACAGAGTTCAAAGGGCAAGATCTAACAAGACAGTAACCACATCCGTCACACAGGCACACGTCTGGCACTCTCAAAGGCCAAAATACTTTCTCCAGTTGGTTCTTCCCGAACTACAGCTGATGGGAAAACAGGCGGGAGAGCGTTTTTTCCTCTCCGGAGCGCATTTGTCTTTGGGATGTGTCTTACAACAGCTGCTCAGCTCAGGGATCGCTTTTAAGTTCTCATCCAAATTCCTCAGCCCTTTGTCGCAACTCGCTCCAGCTTTATCCTGCGCGGTGAAATCTCTTGCAAAAGGCTGCTGAAGTAATCTCTGGCAGCGGCGCTGAGAGCTACTTTTTGCCTGAGTCATCGCTGCAAATTCATTCGATACCAAGTTTTGAGGTCAAAACAGAAAGCCTCGAGCGTGCCTGGTCCTAACACCTGAAACCTGgaactctcacacactcacagcttcATTTTGTGTGGGATGCATCTTGTCTGTGGAATTCAAACCCCGACGACCAGCAGAGACTTTATGGCTCCGAATCACCCAGGAGTCACGGCGGTTTGAGCGCTGGGCTCTAACCAAGATGTCGCACCAGGACACTCGGGATGGAAACAGTCTCTCCTGGTGATAAACACAGCCGAACAGCCCGGGACGGGGAGGGGTCCCGCTTATCACTAAAAACACAGGCAGGAGgtgaaatgaggacattttacaTGCTGCGATGGCTTTGAACCGTTGTGGGGGAGGCGTCTTAGTTGTGGGGGAGGTAAAGGTGAAGGGGGGGGCGACGCACCGCGACGTGGCCGCCGCCATGGCCGGAGCGTAATGATGCGGACCAGAAAAACATGGCCTCTCTCTGCTGTCGGGTCATCTGAGGGGAAGATGCCACCGCAGAATCGGACCGGACGTGAGGAAGAACAGAGGAGATTTGATGGTTTACACACACGACGGTGGCTGGTTGAGGTGTGTTTGAGTGAcgatcacaaacacaaacgtcTACACACTTTAATCGGAACCTGAtttacatcaacatcagcatctcttgaatataaataatatataatatagaaTCTGCCTAGCAACATGTGCTGCAGTCTTTTCAGCCTCATTATTACTCTAATAAAAGCTCTTTTGATAAATGCGAAAGACCTGTATTTAATCCGTCAATGAAAGTGAAAGTGGCTGCTCTCAGGGCTGCGTTTATGATGCATGTCAGAGGTGTTGCAATCCCCGttcatgtgtgtgcatgaagTGTTGCCAGAGTTTTGCAAActtcagacaaaataaaagttcATGCTGAAAGTGTAAATAAGACAGTTGAGCGAAGGGGATGTGATGATGTGGAGGTTTACACTGAAAACAGGCCCAAAACTTAGgtgtaacacacacaaacacactcacatacaaCAAATAATATTATGCGGGGACTTAACGCCTCCCCTCGTGATGTCACTGCGTCACAAGGTGCCAGTCTTTGTACCGTCCGCAGGGGTTACTTATGAATCTTTTATCAAAACTGGCCTAATTGCCCAACCATCCATGAGCCGGTCCAGCGGCGAATGGTGGAGGGGAGACTGGACATGCCATAACTGCCATTCAAAACAACGGGCAAAGACGCCAGCGTGCGCTCCAAGTCTGAGGGGGTTtttgtttgggggttttttttcctgtcgaACTTTCTTTGTCATCGGTCATCAGACGGTCTTCTTTTAAAGAGCAGACTCCAAAACTTGTTTCATAAATAAGCTGTTGGCTGAGAAGGGACGGGTCATATTTTACGCTGATGGGCGTAGGTGGGAAAGTGCTGCAGAAGATTTACAGATCTGATCCTAAATCAGATTAGGACAATCGTATCAACATCTGGGCCTCTTTATCAAATCAATGAGCATGTGGAGCCTGTGTGAAAACAAcccctttctctttctttagaGAGGATTTTTCCCACTATATTAGCAAATACCAAGGCAGatccgccccctcctccccatccatgtgcctttttttcctctcgtgTTTATGCTGAGACCCAAATGAGCATCGGATACAGCTTCCTGTCCTCATCCCATCCACGCTGAGCGACAACAAAAGcacttttccttgttttctcaCTCCCACTCCGAAGGAAACCGCCGCTGCCGGGGAGTGAGGGGTGAGCGGCGGCtcgagaaaaaataaaacagagtcAAGGTTTTGtagttttgggttgtttttcttatttaacTCCCAGACCATGTCCCTTATTTCCTGGGAGCAGAGTAGCCAGCAGGAGGAAACTCCCTTCTCTCAAACAGCTGCACTTGATCACTTTTTACTTAATGTGGTTGTTTGaagttgaattttaaaaaagtgggAGAGGGACTTCTACAGCTGATTTATTGtagttaataataataataataataataataataatgtgacgTGGCGTGTACATCTTTAAGGTCCGAAAGAgcttttcttcatcttcttctgtaTCACCTTCTATTGTCTGGCTGGAAATCCTGGAAACGGACATTTTCCCCTGCTCACAGCTGGCTGGAATCCGCTGTATAAACGTCTCCCTGAATATTTCGATATCGCGGACTGTGTGTGTATTCGTCTGTGCCTGACTGCATAATTACAGATGCGCAGTTCCTCCTAAGCTGTCATTAGAAAAAAAGGGAATGGGAGTGACTCCAGCTCCAACCACCGCTTGCGGTTACGTAACACGCTCCCTTGGTCCACCAACAGACGGCTGCAACTGCCCTGTCTGTTCTGAACTGCCTATTGTTTGCGGGAATGTTGCTTCATacgagattttttttttcaaatatttttttcgGGGAGGTGGGGGGTCTTTCAGTTTGAGCCTTTGTCTGTTCTGTGTGCGTCTGCAGTTCTTAGAGTGTCCATGGGAGGGCGCAGCCAGCCTTTTATCCAGGGATGCTGCTGGTCCCCAAACAAAAGACGGAATGATACTCGGAGCTGGCGGAGCCTGCACGAACTGATGTGCttgaattacaaaaaaaaacaaaacaaaaaaactaaaaCGAATGCGTGACAATGTACGTCATATTATGGTGACGTTGGAATTAATTGCACGGCTTGAGTTGGTGCTCCCAAAATCATATGAAATCACATGGTTGCTGCAGGAAGACAGCAAACATGTGAAATCGTGTGGATGATGTTTCACTCCGGTTTATGTCATCCTGTGATCCACAACAGGGCAGTGGTTTTAAGGCTGCTCCCTGTAAGAAAGACCCTGGGTTACTTGGCCTGCTTATACGCTGAATGGACATGGGAAATTTAAATTTGCGATCAGTCggatttttttgtaattattatcattattattgcttGCAATTCCCCCCAGCAGTGTTTAGGCTATTTTCTCTGTTCACCTTGAAAGAAAAGCTCCCAGGCAGCCTGACTCCCGCGACGCAACAAACCCAAAGTCCGTCTGTTCCACCCCCTCAGCCTGGGGGAGGAGTCTAGTTTCCTCCCGTAGAACTGAGCGTATAACACCGCTGAGCCGCCACAATGTGTGTCAGAGGACTGTCCGTGCTCCCAAAGTGGATGACTGTTCCAAATCTGGTGTCTGTGTTGCTGACGAGAGATACGAGACCGTTTGGTTCGCACATTACCGCCCCGAGTCAAGACGAGGTGAGCATCTTCTCAGCTGTGACTTAAAAATAGAAACCTCCTGTTTCCCCCTGCTGACATGCGCTGTGTTACATTGTTGTCATTTGTGTTCATTTCTGAAAACATTTATCTCCCCTGTTATACGGTTCGTGATGACCCATGTGGATGTTTTGGCACCGGCTGTGCGTCACGGTGACATTTACGCACGCTCATAAATGcggaataataataaaacaaactgCAGAGAGCAGTGAGTTTGAAGCCGTGTGTGGGCTTTGACTCCTTTACTCAGTTTTTATAGATCACACGACAGGGTGAAAATGGTAAAGCCGCTGTTGCTCTTTGGAGACTGAAATGTCTTTTGTTCCTTTCCAGGTTTTTTCCTGATTGTGGGATAGAATGCCGGCGATCATTAGTAAAAACTCCGATCTGGAGTTTGACTCCTTACAACCGTGTTTCTATCCGGATGAGGACGACTTCTACTTCTGTGGTCCCGACTCTGCGCCACCGGGAGAGGACATCTGGAAGAAATTCGAGTTGTTGCCCACTCCGCCCCTCTCCCCGAGCCGCGCAGCGCTACCGGGGGAGCCGGCGACTGCCTCCCCGGAAGCAGACCCTCTGGACTTCGGCTTAGGGGACCCACTGGACTGGGCTTCAGAACTCACCTTCCTTCCCGAGGACGATATATGGGGGGCGTCTGATGATGGGGATCTGTTCGGCTCCGGTTTGGATACAAACCCCAACAGTATCATTCTCCAGGACTGTATGTGGAGCGGCTTCTCCGCCAGAGAAAAGCTGGAACGGGTGGTCACGGAGAAACTCGGCAAAGCTATTTCCACTGCCACCGGAGGCGGCAAGAACGTGTGCGTCAAGGTGCCCGAGGTTGTGACCCGCAGCTCGGTGTCAGAGTGCGTGGACCCCACAATTGTCTTCCCCTTTCCGGTACACAAAAGGACCGGCAGCAGAGACTCATCGGGGACAGTGAACGCACCCAAAACCAACACGAGTGTTCCCTCCGACTCCGGTAAGACTTGTTACGTTGCAATAAAGCCGTTGTTTTAAATGCTTCTTTAAATTATAAAGGAACGTTGACATGAAAACAGCGCAAATGACACCTTGTTATCGTTGTTATTGTCACGACTGGGGCTGCATGGTTCATATGGCCTTACGCACGcacaacacacgcacgcacgcgcaggCGGGAGTAGTGACACACTGAACGGTTTATGTAATCAGACCGAGCTCTTcatccagcagatggcagtaAAATGGGAGCGTGCGCATCTCTGCTTTCACCTGGCATCCCAGGCAGATAAAACggacgcgcgcacacacacacacattgacttTATAGCACTCTAAAAGTAGAGGTAGAGGATGAAAGTGTTCCATGATGCGATGAGTGGCTAAACTGTGTTTCTGGTGCGTTCAATGCTGCCGTTCAACATGGATTAAGGGACAATTAGCGCGCTCTGGCTGAGGAACGGGCACTTCTTCCAAAAGATTCTAAAGATTTGGAAATGATCAGCGTGTGTATTCAATCGCTCTAAGACTTTATGTCTGATCTATTACTGCCTTTGAGTTTCCTAAACAAACACTCACGGGTCCTTATCAGCCTGTTTTCGCTGTGAAACATTAGTACAAAAGGCGCCCAACTTGGCACAGGGGGTAGACTCAGCCGGCCTTGCCAAACACCTCCTCTGCACCGAAGAATAGGGGACGGAGGAGGGCCCCGGCTGCCTCTGTTAGGGGGTGACAGCTTTGAACAAGTGCTCCATCTCGACAGCTGTCTCCTTGGCACCGCTCCAGGTCCGGGGCTTAAAAGGGTGGTGATTCGATCGCCTGCCTCACTGACCTCCTGCGTGCAACAGCCCTCCAGCGCGCGCCTCCGCCGCCATATATTTCACACGGGGGTGTGAAGGTTTGTGCTGCTAACAGGAGGCAAAAGGAACCAGGAACAAGCTGTACAGATGTAAGCTGACAGATAAATTTGGCTTTGTTTGGCTTTCTCCACCGGTGCGCCCCCGCCTCCATCTGCCACCCAGCTCCAATGAGcgggctgcaggtgaaacatCAAATGGCAGTCGGCCACGCCCCCTCCTCAGACCCCCAGCTGGGCCGGCATTGTTTTTGTGGCGGTGTCAGCCAGACTCTGCATGTATGCGTCTGTGCTCCGAGCCGTCAGCTGTAAAATGCCAGgctcttcagatgctcctgAGCTGATAAGGATAACACGTTCACGCTCCCACCATTGGCCAACTCTTGTCATCTTCAAAGACGCCCGTCAGAGATAAGTCCTGGCACAGGTATTAAGATGAAGAGCTCCTCAGTTTGGTTTTTTCCTATCAGAAGGTCAGGTAAATTAAAGTCCTTAATGCCCATGACATGAAAGTGAACTCACGCGCTGTCATCATCGCGGCAGCAGATTGAAAGCATCTTCTCACCGGCGGGGAGATTAGAAGAATTTATGAACGTGGGCCGGAGAATGAAAGAAATCCCGTCTGTCTGTTCGGCACTGAGACTGAACATGTCAACGCCTGTAGAGTAGATTAGCTAAGGAATGACTGACACTAAGCATTAAGTGGTTTCTACTGAGCAACACCAACCCACACATAGTCATGATTGTTCCTAtgtacgcgcgcacacacacatgcacacacacacacacacacacgcctaccTTTCACTTGTACATAGGTGACATACCTCTGTCATAGACAATGAGTCACTCACATTCCATTTTCTCTTTCCAGAAGACGAGGATGAAAACGATGCAGAGGGTGAAGAAGACgaagaggatgatgacgatgaagaagaggaggaggaggaggaggaagaggaggaagaggagatcgACGTCGTAACAGTAGAGAAGAGGCGCGCCATAATCAAGGCGTCGCCCATGGCTGCAGGTACTGCCACTATATCTGTGCACGCCAAGAGCCAAGACAGCAGAGGGAGCGCGTCGGGATCGGGCGGGATGAGCAGGTTCGTCAGCCGAGGCCCCCAGGAGCTGATCCTGAGAAGGAGCTCggtgcaccagcagcagcacaactaCGCCGCTCCGTCTCCGTACGCCTCAGACGACGACCACGCCCCGCCTCCAAAGAGGCAAAAGACGTCAGATGCCTCGCGGCCTTCCACCAGGACcatttcctcatcctcctcctcgtcctccatgTCCTGCAGCTCGCTGATCGGCATGTCGGGCGTGCGCAGCAGGCGCAGCGCCAGCGGGGACAGCAGTCCTCGCGGGAGCTCCGACTCGGAGGACAGCGAGCGGCGGCGCAACCACAACATCCTGGAGCGCCAGCGCCGCAACGACCTGCGCTCCAGCTTCCTGACGCTGCGCGACCACGTGCCGGAGCTGGCGCACAACGACAAGGCTGCGAAGGTGCTGATCCTGAAGAAGGCCACTGAGTACGTGAGCTCGCTGGAGACGGAGGAGATGAGGCTCCAGCAGGAGAAGGACAGGCTGCAGGCGCGCAGGCAACAGCTGATGCGCAGGCTGGAGCAGGCCAGGACTCGCTAACAGACAACCACTACcacacagaaccacacacagACCCTGGACTACCCCGCGGATGCGCGTAAAGCAGGCCAATACACCCAAGCGTAGGCACAACTGCCTCCATACCTGTcacaacgcacacacaaacatctcagaGGACTTTACCTTCagatgctgacacacacacaaatacgcacacacacacatacacacccacacacctgGCAGAGGAGTTGCAGGAAACGATGCTCGGACTTTCACTGCCGCCactttttttgcacatttgttgACGTTAAGAATGTTTAGGGTTTACTTTTTCAATCCAGTCACATCGAGGAAATAtgacaaaagagaaagagagaaaatgaggaggaaggaaagcGGATGTTCCTCGCTTTGGTCTTTCCTTCCTCCAGTTTTGTCATCTTTTTAACTATCATTTCTATTTGTACCTTGTTGTGATGTTCTTTTTATTGTACTCACTGTGACACCAGCCTGGAAATCAGGGACAGGGTGTCAGAGGGCACTTTGCTTGGAGAGTTCACGTACAAGAAAGCAGTGCACACTTATTTTGCCTTTACCACTGCAAAAACTGAAGAGACTGTGACAGCCGAAGCGTTATGGGTCACGTAAAAACAATGCCACTACAGGTTTCCCttctctcactcctccctcacactGGTGCTCCAGCCAAGTCAGTGGATGTATACCTGTGCACCTTGCTAGCCGACACTTTTGTATATAACAATAGTGTACAGACAAAAATACACTCGGATCTGCCTTGTTTTGTAATACATTTTGTccttgttttttatatatatacatgtcAGGAAGCTGCCAATAACTAGACTGGAAGTTTATATACCTTTAAAGTACTGTAAAGCCTCGATTTTTGAGAGTTGTGAAACTTTGTAATATAACaatatattgtttttttgtttcctgcTTTTTCTTATATTGTATCATCTTACTAATTCTACACACCTTTATGCTTTTAGTGTGAACCTGATACATACTAAATTTGATACTTATATTTTCGTATGAAAATGAGTTCTTGGTAGATATCACTTTATCTCGACAATTTTTTCCCCTTCTATATCTCGAATAATTCTTT
Protein-coding sequences here:
- the mycn gene encoding N-myc protein isoform X2 translates to MPAIISKNSDLEFDSLQPCFYPDEDDFYFCGPDSAPPGEDIWKKFELLPTPPLSPSRAALPGEPATASPEADPLDFGLGDPLDWASELTFLPEDDIWGASDDGDLFGSGLDTNPNSIILQDCMWSGFSAREKLERVVTEKLGKAISTATGGGKNVCVKVPEVVTRSSVSECVDPTIVFPFPVHKRTGSRDSSGTVNAPKTNTSVPSDSDEDENDAEGEEDEEDDDDEEEEEEEEEEEEEEIDVVTVEKRRAIIKASPMAAGTATISVHAKSQDSRGSASGSGGMSRFVSRGPQELILRRSSVHQQQHNYAAPSPYASDDDHAPPPKRQKTSDASRPSTRTISSSSSSSSMSCSSLIGMSGVRSRRSASGDSSPRGSSDSEDSERRRNHNILERQRRNDLRSSFLTLRDHVPELAHNDKAAKVLILKKATEYVSSLETEEMRLQQEKDRLQARRQQLMRRLEQARTR
- the mycn gene encoding N-myc protein isoform X1, giving the protein MPAIISKNSDLEFDSLQPCFYPDEDDFYFCGPDSAPPGEDIWKKFELLPTPPLSPSRAALPGEPATASPEADPLDFGLGDPLDWASELTFLPEDDIWGASDDGDLFGSGLDTNPNSIILQDCMWSGFSAREKLERVVTEKLGKAISTATGGGKNVCVKVPEVVTRSSVSECVDPTIVFPFPVHKRTGSRDSSGTVNAPKTNTSVPSDSEDEDENDAEGEEDEEDDDDEEEEEEEEEEEEEEIDVVTVEKRRAIIKASPMAAGTATISVHAKSQDSRGSASGSGGMSRFVSRGPQELILRRSSVHQQQHNYAAPSPYASDDDHAPPPKRQKTSDASRPSTRTISSSSSSSSMSCSSLIGMSGVRSRRSASGDSSPRGSSDSEDSERRRNHNILERQRRNDLRSSFLTLRDHVPELAHNDKAAKVLILKKATEYVSSLETEEMRLQQEKDRLQARRQQLMRRLEQARTR